Genomic segment of Gopherus flavomarginatus isolate rGopFla2 chromosome 2, rGopFla2.mat.asm, whole genome shotgun sequence:
TTTGTATTGGCTTTTAAGGTCTATTGCACTAGAACAAACGTGGAGCTAACGGATTGacttttctttccatttgaaGTCTGGTTCAATTTCAATTCTGGACAGTAGGTGTATAATCTGAGATAGCTTTGAAGAGAGAGCTATACACTGTCAGCCTGTGTCTCTATGGTACATTATTGATACCTATTACAGATCTTAAGATACTTCCCCTAAGATAAACACAAGCAAAAATGAGAGACTTCCACAGAAAGGCTGTTTTATATAGATTATTCCCTCTGAATGTGTGCACAGATCAGCAGCACAGTTCAGGTTGAGATTGCTTGCTTAAtgcattacaaaaaaaaagacaagcaTGATAATCAGCATGAGTGAGGGGTCAGAGAGTAGTTTGACACCAGAGGCCAGCTGGTATTTCTGATATTGCTCCAGGCACATCTCCTGTATCACGTGCTTCATGACTCTGGCTTCTACCTGGGtcacattttgattttcattGGGATCAATGTTGTATTGGGTCACTGTGATATTCACACACTCCCGCACAAACCTTCCCTCTGGAACGGAGTGGTCGTTGTATTGCCTGTAGTACACTCTGTTGGGATAGCGATTGGAGTTTTCGTCCCACCACCGCTGCTCGTCAGGATGGTCAAAATTAATGTGCCTTCCTGACATTGCACTTCCCAGGGCATAGCCACCTAGACCACCCACGACagcgcctgctgctgctgctcctgccatgGCTTTCATGTTGGTTTTGGGTTTATCAGGCTTCCAGGGCTTCTGGTTTTTGAAGTCTGTTCTGCCACCAGCTGGGTTGTAGTGCTGCCCACCATCACCGGGGTAGCTGGGATTGTGGGGGTAGCTAGGGTTCCTGGGatagctgggatttggggggtagGCAGGATTTGGGGGGTAGGCGGGATTGGGAGGGTAGGCGGGATTATGGGGGTAGCTAGGGTTTCTGGGGTAGCCAGGATTTTGGGGGTAGCCGGGGTTGCTGGGATGGCCAGGGTTGCTGGGATAGCGGTTGCCTCCTGTGTTCCCACCGCCTCTACCTTTACCCTTTCCTTTTTTGGAAAGGGAAACATCGCTCCACATCACAACAAAAAGGATGACTATCCAGCAGGTTATTCGGTACCTCCCCATGgtgattagtctgtaaaagataATTATTGGATTTAAAGAACAACCTGATGTATAAAAGTGTTGGTACACACAAAATTACAACCAGATGGCAGGGGGCTGTCTACTCAGCCTCatttatatttgattttaaataacCTCACCATTAACGAATCTACCTTTTGCCAACAGTTACTGTACAACGGTATAAGATACTTCAGAATTTCTTTGTACACAACAGGAGAAAACTGTGATAGCAATCAGCACAGTGATTTTTCAGTGGGTGCAACTGTATTTATAAACATGAGGACAGACAGAAGGAGGTCTTGCATGAGGTCAAGGGTCATGGTCTACCTTTGGTTGCATCTATGGGGCTCCCGCTGTTGTCAGCATCTAAGAGTGTTATTTAACGCTTGGCTTGTGAAATCATTATAAACAAACACTCCATTTTATATAGCTGTAGACTGAATGCATTGAATGTGTATCAATATTAAAAATCCACTTAAATTACAGAAACAATAGAAGCAAAAGTCAATTTTCTAAAAAGGTTATCTTCTCTTAACATGCACTTTAATTCCTATGGATGAGAAATGCCAACAGATGAAGTGAGAACAGACCTGATACATAATACCTAGAGGAAACAGACCTTGTTACTTCTACTATATCCGACCTGTTAAATTAGCTGCAGTTAAAATTTAAAACCACATTCACTTAAACCTCCTCTGCAATATTTTATGCTAAATCACAAGAGGAGATTTTGCTCCTTGTAAAAGGATGTGTGGGTATgggaaaacaacaaaaccaaaccaagaaAACCTCAAACCAAATCTCAAACGTAGTTTAGAAAAGCTGTTTCTTGCTATTTTTTCGAAGTGTACACCTGAGTTCTGAGTTAGAGGTGCTGAATATTCTCAGCTCCCATAAGCTTCAATGGGAGTGGTGGGTGCCTTACAGATTTGACCTTACGGATTtcttcaaaagaagaaaaaatcaaatattttagtgttcactttaaaaaaagaccttttaaaataaagaatgaCTTTAATACATCAGTATTGATGTTTAATAGATCTCAGTTAAACAATGATTTCTACAATGCTCATAAACATGCAATTCTCAAAGTATAGCtgtcaccttttaaaaatgtgaaaaccCAGAGTGTTACTGCACATGCTATCTGAGAGAGTGCCGTATTTCCCTAAACTTACGACAAGTAACTACAGTGTTTCACAGTATTGGGCTAGGAAGTGGACAGTGGATTATCATGTATAAAACTGTAAAATatcaaagaacataagaacagccatactgggt
This window contains:
- the PRNP gene encoding major prion protein homolog produces the protein MGRYRITCWIVILFVVMWSDVSLSKKGKGKGRGGGNTGGNRYPSNPGHPSNPGYPQNPGYPRNPSYPHNPAYPPNPAYPPNPAYPPNPSYPRNPSYPHNPSYPGDGGQHYNPAGGRTDFKNQKPWKPDKPKTNMKAMAGAAAAGAVVGGLGGYALGSAMSGRHINFDHPDEQRWWDENSNRYPNRVYYRQYNDHSVPEGRFVRECVNITVTQYNIDPNENQNVTQVEARVMKHVIQEMCLEQYQKYQLASGVKLLSDPSLMLIIMLVFFFVMH